The window ATAGCATCAATTATATTATTTCTACTTGGCAGTGTGCTTATTATATGGAACACTTTTAGAAGGGAATTAACCTTTGAACAAAAAGGAGAAATTGTTGCAGATAGAGAAATATATTTACCGCAACTTGTTCTAACAGTAGATAGCCTATCGAATCGTAAGGAAGAACTTGCGGAAAACCAATAAGGGTACATAAAATATAATATCCTCCCTTGAAAATTTTACTAAAACCCCCGCCCTGAATTAACCAGTATATTCACAGGAACGGGGGTTAAAAACGTGAGGTTTAGTTGTTTAAGGCATAAATTTCCGAGACTTATGCTTTTCATAGGTGTATCTCCTAAGGTTATCAGAGAGGCCGTGGGGCACATCCTAGTTGCCTTTACACTCGACAACTATTCCCATATAATTAATGGCATTCAAGAGAAAGCCATGTTGTTGTTAAATGAAGTGATACCGGAAGGTGTTTTAAATCAAATTAACACAAAATTAACACAAAAAGTTAATGAAGGGTTTCTAAATAACCAGTTTTAGCTTCAAGTCCCTGTAGCTCAGTGGATAGAGCGGCTGCCTTCTAAGCAGCGGGTCGTGGGTTCGAATCCCTCCAGGGACGCCATTTATTTCTTTCACTCTCCCCGTTCAATTCGAATCATCGAATTCAAACTCCAGAAGGCTACCCAACCTATCCTCCCCGTATTGATTCTTCTTTACCTTTTTCCGCACTCGTTACTTGTGGAGTGTATGTTATTGATGTCCGCGGTAAAAGATCAGAGGGTTTGAAAAGAAACCAGATATTTGTAATGGAAAGTTAGCTTGACATCTTGTTCCATGGTGATATAATAGAGATATGTAAAGCAGACTTTCCATGGAAGGGGGTGGGATCTTGAAAAATAGACTAGAGGAAATCCGAAGAGCTAAAGGTATAAAGCAAGAGGATTTAGCCTCAGCTCTTGAAGTTTCAAGGCAAACAATTGGCTCGTTGGAAAACGGTCGGTATAACCCTTCAATCGTTCTGGCTTTTAAAATAGCCCGGTATTTCGGGTTAAGCATCGAGGAAGTTTTTATTTACCAGGAGGAACAGTAAGATGAAACAATATAAGGTTGCTCGGCACTTTATCCTGGCGGCAATCGGATTTTTTATATTTGCTGCAGGTTTAGCGCTCATTAAACTGTTTCCCGATACAGACGGTATATTAAAAACCCTTCCGTTTATATGTATAGGGTTAGGTTCAGGGATCTTTGGTGGAAATATCGGAACAGCAATTAATAACAAAGCCATGCTAAAAAACCCACAATTAGCAAAACAAAAGGAAATCGAGCAAAAAGATGAGCGGAATCAAGCTATCAGTAATAAGTCGAAGGCACGAGTGTACGATCTGATGATCTTTGTGTTCGCTGCAATAATAGTTGCTTTTGCACTTATGCAAGCTGATATACATGTGATCCTTGCATTGGTAGCGATCTATCTGTTCTTTATATTTTCAAATGTTTATTATTTTTACAAATACAACCAGGAAATGTAAGTGTTCAAATGGGGTGCTTCCCCTGCCGGGTACAAATATACCAAATTCAGTAATTTGGACATATTAAGTCAATATAAGCATAACTGGTACTGGAATTTTGTCTTAACCATGGGCGATTCTACGAATATTTGAAATAAGCAACCTGAATGATTTCTTGTTTACCC of the Dehalococcoidales bacterium genome contains:
- a CDS encoding helix-turn-helix transcriptional regulator → MKNRLEEIRRAKGIKQEDLASALEVSRQTIGSLENGRYNPSIVLAFKIARYFGLSIEEVFIYQEEQ
- a CDS encoding DUF6442 family protein, translating into MKQYKVARHFILAAIGFFIFAAGLALIKLFPDTDGILKTLPFICIGLGSGIFGGNIGTAINNKAMLKNPQLAKQKEIEQKDERNQAISNKSKARVYDLMIFVFAAIIVAFALMQADIHVILALVAIYLFFIFSNVYYFYKYNQEM